The Glycine soja cultivar W05 chromosome 4, ASM419377v2, whole genome shotgun sequence genomic sequence ctTTAGTGATTTGATTTGGGTTATCAGCTTCTAACTATTATGTGTTGATTGCTTTCATCTGTAATGCTTTAATCATGTatgattttctgttttttaattttggcaGATTGTGAGAAGTAAGCAGTATCTTGCGACACAAAAGCCAGTAAATCTGGCTCTCGGCTATCGGAATCCACATGGATATGGGTTCAGTTTTGGATCGAGAAGATCAATACACGAGAGGGTatatttgattatgtttcaTGTCTCTTATTTAAACAATTAGGGTCAGTGTTTCTTGAGAAATTTCAATGCAAATATGCTGTCCTATGTCCTAACTGATATCCAGTGTCCTTTGGAGTACATGCATTTAAGAACGGTTTGTTGCTTCTGTCGGAATCAATTCTCTTGTATAAATTGTAGTTATAGTTCACTATGTTTGGTGGCAGTTCCTAAATGTGATTATGGAGCCCAAGTTGGTTTAAACATGAACATATCAAAAGTAACAGTTAATGAATTCAATGTGTATCATAGTGTGTTAAACTTCTCTCATTATTTCTACTCATCTCTTCCAGATGGAAaagtgaattaattaaaatggcaTGAAAAATTTAGACTCTAGTCTGACAAATttgccacaattttttttaaatgaaaattggtATATCTGTTATCCACATATGCAAATAGGCTGCTTGTGGATAAGTTCTCTCAATGTTTTCCTACAATTAGGTGAGCTCTCATTTCAAGGGCATAGCTGTTATGACAGATGACAAATCAACAATGTCATCCACCGAGGAAGACTTAGAAAACATTGGCATCTTTCATATTGATCCATCCCTAAAGCCATATAAAGATCACTTCAAATATAGACTGAAGAGATATGTAGATCAGAAAAAGCTTATTGAAGAATATGAAGGAGGTCTTGAAGAATTTTCTCAAGGTGATTATGATTCTTGCCATTGTttcatgtttgtttttcttttctatatatCTATGCATACAAAATAAGATAACTGCAAAGATATTGTGCACAACTGCAATCTATATATATGTACATGTAAAGTTGGGATATTACTCAACTAATATTTAATAGTGAGTGTCTATTGTGAACCCTGGAAAGAGAACTAAGAAATTGGTATGAACAAAGGAACCAAACAATTTTCTTGAGCAATTAAGATACGGACCATGGAAGAAAAAACTTTCGGGTTTTCTCCTTTACGAACTTTCTAATTCTCTGCATGAATCCCTACATCTTTATTTCTCCATATTTATCTAACTTATATCCCCTTTTAACTAactaattaatcaatttaactGTGCCTAACCACTTTTCCCATCTGTCATAACAGTGTCCATGATGGTAGGTAAGTCAGTAAATTTTCTAGCACACACaagcaaacataaaataatgtaaatttgtGTGAACACAATCAATTGATTATGTTGGAGATATCATCCTACTTCAAATTAGTAGCTGTGTTTGCGTTGTATCCCTGTCAGACCTCTACCAGACACTTCACAGATATTTCAAGTACTCCTAGTtgcattatataattttatacttatatttGTTGAACTTTTACACCGAAGCAGATGGGAATATCAGAATTACTAGATAAACTATAGCATTTTATGATTTCTACAATGAGTTATGCTTGCTTTTTAAATATTCTCTTTTTTGATTTGAGCCTtgtgttttatgttaattttgtagtttaaactattttttttatgttgtattATAGTTGTGTCATGtctatcaatttttaaaatttgttgtatCACCCTGTCCATGTCATATCTTATCCATCTTGTATCATATCCGTGCTTCAACTGGATTGATTTCTATTAAAATGCCTCACTAATTTGTTAGATTGATTCTAGTGAcagttttaatataatatttccttttcttttcccttcTCCTTTCTCTCTCAGGTTATTTGAAATTTGGATTTAACAGAGAAGAAGGTGGTATTGTTTACTGTGAGTGGGCACCTGCTGCACAGTAAGTTATATATTTGTCAAGtttatttgtcattgttttatttagtattcttttcatattttatatttctttcaatGCAGGGAAGCACAAATTATTGGAGACTTTAATGGATGGGATGGTTCCAACCACCAGATGGAAAAAAATCAGTTTGGTGTTTGGAGTATTAGGATCCCTGATACTGATGGAAATTCTGCCATACCACACAATTCAAGAGTGAAGTTTAGATTTAGACACGGGGATGGAGTTTGGGTTGATCGCATCCCTGCTTGGATCAAATATGCCACTGTTGATCCTACCAGATTTGCCGCACCATATGATGGTGTCTACTGGGATCCACCACTTTCAGAGAGGTCCCATTATTCACCTATTGAATATCTGTTGTCatgttatctttttaaaaaaaattaagcattgCATCTGAAGGATCAATACTAAAAGGGACTTTGATGTATGCCACATATTAACTGAATTTCAAATCATGTGAATAatttcttggtttttgaaattcaatttttttatagctTTCAAGTGAATTACAATTAGTTTAAAAGTTTGGATCAAAATGTATGTAATTATTTCAGTTGGATTATAAATGAATTCTCATCTTTGAGGCACATGAAATGCAAATGTAACATGatatatgatttattataatataaatttaatgtttttttctctaatgaatTCTACCAAAATCCCATCAAATGTCATTATTTGAAATTGTCACATCAAATCATGATTGATCAATCAACTAATACCGATTTCAAATGTGTTATGATAGAATCCATGTGCCAATGAAAGGAGTtccactttttttatatttcatacaCTCTGGCATGTCATATTCCTCTTTTCTGTCTggccattaaaaaataaaagaacttttTGTTCAGGTTTAGTTTGCAAGAGAAAGAGGAAAGTGTGTTTTGGATTTAACAGTTGAAAATTGGTTAACTAGATCAAGTGATTCTTCCATTCTTTAATACATTTGTTATCTATATTTTCCTCACACTTGGCTCTTGATTATGTTCAGATGAAATTATTCACCTTTTTTGTTCTGCAGGTATCAGTTTAAATATCCTCGTCCACCAAAGCCAAAGGCCCCGCGGATATATGAGGCTCATGTGGGGATGAGTAGCTTTGAACCCCGCATAAACTCTTACAGGGAATTTGCAGATGAGATTTTGCCCCGTATTCGGGCAAATAACTATAATACAGTCCAGCTGATGGCTGTGATGGAGCATTCTTATTATGCATCATTTGGATATCATGTAACAAATTTTTTCGCTGTGAGCAGTAGATCTGGAACCCCTGAAGATCTTAAATATCTGATAGATAAGGCCCATAGCCTAGGTTTGCAGGTTTTGATGGATGTTATCCATAGTCATGCTAGTAATAATGTTACTGATGGACTCAATGGCTTTGATGTTGGCCAAACCTCACAAGATTCTTACTTCCATACTGGAGATAGAGGCTATCATAAATTGTGGGACAGTAGACTCTTCAACTATGCTAACTGGGAAGTTCTTCGTTTccttttatcaaatttaagGTGGTGGCTTGAAGAGTTTAAATTTGATGGATTTCGATTTGATGGAGTAACATCAATGCTGTATCATCACCATGGAATCAACATTGCATTTACAGGGGattataatgaatattttagTGAAGCAACAGATGTGGATGCTGTTGTCTATCTGATGCTGGCTAATTGTCTGATCCATAGTATTTTGCCAGATGCAACTGTCATTGCTGAAGATGTTTCTGGCATGCCTGGACTTGGTCAACCAGTTTCTGATGGTGGAATTGGTTTTGACTATCGTCTAGCCATGGCAATCCCTGATAAATGGATTGATTACTTGAAGAACAAGAACGACTATGCATGGTCAATGAAGGAAATCTCTTGGAGTTTGACAAATAGGAGATACACTGAGAAATGTGTTTCCTATGCTGAAAGCCATGATCAGGTATTAGCTTTGCCATTGTATATTCAGTTATCTTTGTGATAGAAATACTAAGAATTTaggcaaaattaaatttgtaaacaGCAAAATGATGGAAACTGGAGGGGACACATTGTTTTTTAACTCCACTCCTATcaatgtcatttaatttttgcCTTGGGCAGGCCATTGTTGGAGACAAGACTGTTGCATTTCTCCTAATGGATGAAGAAATGTATTCTGGCATGTCTAGCTTGGTTGATGCTTCTCCTATTGTTGAGAGAGGGATTGCTCTTCAGAAGGTCATTAATCTGATCATAAAGATCACTGCACCACATCATTCATATAGAAATTGGATTGCAAAGCTTCTAATGTAATACATAATCATTGTTGCTTCCTTGGAGTCATTGTTATCTCAATCTTTTGCAGATGATACACTTCATAACAATGGCATTAGGTGGAGAGGGCTACCTTAATTTCATGGGCAATGAGGTATGTATACTGCTTCACTCTTCTTCCCACAAAACTGCTGTTCGCTGTGTTATTGTAGGTGCAGctaatcatgatttttttattaaatataatgtaaattttttgtaaGTAGCATCCCACTCTTGCTACTATAGTTGTATATCatgtataaattttgttaagttATATTCATGAGGCCATTTTTAGTTTGGCCATCCAGAGTGGATTGATTTCCCAAGAGAAGGCAATGGATGGAGTTATGAGAAGTGCAGGCGTCAGTGGAATCTGGTGGATACAGATCACTTGAGATATAAGGtaatattgtttatttatttatttgtgtttggtGTTAGTCTTTTGTGGGGGTTGGGGGTGGGTTATAGTTCCCATATGTATCAACTCAACAGTAACACAACATTGATATCTCTTTTGTGAATTCATTTCTGGGACTTTTCGGAaagttcaattatttttaacatcaaCGGAATCCTTGAATTGCTATGCTTGGATGAAgcaagtttatttttaaacattaacCACATTTAACATTTGAATCCTCAATTTCTCATCAACTTCAGAAATTCATAATCAAAATGGATTGTTACAAATGGAATATCTGTGCTAGCTTTATGTTAAGATGATATGCTAGGGCTGAAGCTGGTTATTTTCAGATCTTTATTTTCCTCAGAATAATGTGGTAAAACATGGGCACTGTAATTCGGCTTATTTTTGTGTGATGCAGAAGGCAACTATGCAATCTTATTTGTGGAgccccttttttttcctttctgcaGAACTCTTTATTATCTTTTCCTCTAGCAGTGTGTTGCTTGTCTGAGATAtatgttataattttgtttttggatgTGCAGTTCATGAATGCATTTGACAGAGCAATGAACTTGCTTGATGATAAATTCTCATTCCTTGCATCAACAAAACAGATTGTGAGCAGTGCAGATGATGATGACAAGGTGAATATGCCCCCAAATGATTGTACTATACTCATtcataatttgatgttttttgccACTTGCTATTCAATTAAGAGTTTGTCTTGTATCAAGATTGATTAAAATAGAActgctttcaagtttcaagaaaatATACAATAGGTGTTGTGACCATAATGTGAAGAGGATATTTCTCAAACACGAGTGATTGGAGAAGATAAAACCGTTAACAAGCCATTGTCTACTCAGAGACTTTGAGTTAATGTCATGCGTAACTGATTGCTATTTTAGAATTAACTGCCtaatagttttttcttttataggtTATAGTCTTTGAGCGAGGAGATCTGATATTTGTATTCAATTTTCATCCAGAGAATACATATGAAGGGTATGCAATATATGTTCATTTTTCATCTGTGTTTAGGGATATTAATTGCAACAAATTGTGTATTTTGTTGgcaaattttaagaatattacTGTAGTAATTACTGTTAACCACAAATAATTTGGCTGAAATGTTGAATATGCAGGTATAAAGTTGGATGTGACTTACCTGGAAAGTATAGAGTTGCATTGGATAGTGATGCTTGGGAATTTGGAGGACGTGGAAGAGTAAGCCCTAATCTCTCTGCGGTAAACATGAGTATAATCAGGGAAGAAACTACTGTCAGCCCAAGGGGGATGCCACTCTATCGtccccaatttttttttgaaattgcaATAGCTTCccttaagtttttatttttaataaatataaactgttaaaattttattttacctccCAAACCTTCTATTCTGCTTGAGTCTAATGATTTATTACAGGCCAATTGGTACTTGTGAGCAGCAGTGAGATTAGGGTGTGTGTGGATGAGGTTGGATAATAACTAAGGAGAAAAAAGTGGAACCAACACTATGAGATCATATAAACTGTTCTGATTTTCCCCTGTAAGTGGTAGTGAAAAACGAAGTGGCTGTGAGAGGTGAAGAGTGAAGAATGGGAGGGGGGCAACTGacacatgactttgatttttagagTTCAACTCAGTTGCTATAATTCAGCGGTTCTTGAATATTATGTGTTCCTTGTCAATTTTTCATGCTGGGCCGAGATTGACCATTTTCCACTCCTAGGTGGGGCATGATGTAGACCACTTCACATCCCCAGAAGGCATACCAGGAGTCCctgaaacaaattttaataatcGCCCCAATTCATTCAAGGTCCTCTCCCCTGCTCGTACTTGTGTGGTATGTTTATCTGATGCcctctaatttttatttatttttatataaattgtccTCTTTTATCTGGTTtatttacacaattttttttatagacaaatgttagttattaatatgttagtttttgttagctgGGGGGATTCAAACCCACAACCTCTCCCCcccttcccttctcccttaacCACCAAGCCAACTGTGTAAGCTCAGTGTGGTTTATTAAcatgattttatgctttttttgttAAGTACATTTGAGCTGCAAAGTTAGCTTTCCATTTGTGCTTTCCCTACAAAGATGTGAATTGCTAATTTAGTTTGGCTGGAAAGTCGAAAATAATAAGATGAATGATTATGAAAGGCATATGTGAATTGAATCTCTATTCTGTCTGTGGTTGATttgttatatttcaaaattaagtttGAGCTGCCATGTTAAAGTTTTTCGTTTGCTCTTCCCTTAAAATGCCAATTgctaattcaatttgaaaattttcaaaggCATATTATAGAGTGGAAGAAAGTCAAGAAGACGACGATAATAACAGTTTGGTTGGGGTAGAAGAGACTTCTGCTGCAGCAGATGTTGCAAAAATTCCTGATGAATCCGCTTCTACAGAAAGTGAAGATATCAAATTGGATGGGGTGAAAGAGACATTAGCTGCAGCAGATGTTGCAAAAATTCCTGATGAATCTGCCCCTTTAGAAAGTGAAGATAGCAATTTGGATGTGGTGAAAGAGCCGTTAGCTGCAGCAAATGCTGAAGTTACAAAAATTTCTGGTGAATTGGTTTCTGTAGAAACTGAAGGTATCAATTTGGATAAGTTGGAAGAGACAATAGTAGCAGCTTCTGTTGAAAGTGAGGTAGTTCGAGACAAACCAGAAGATGCAGCCAACTGAGAATCTTTTTTCCTTGTGAATATTAAGTGTTTTCTTGGCTTCAAGAGCATGAAAATCCAGCTGGTGGATAGGCAGGCTTTTGGATATCGTTGAATAAATTTTGGATAAATGTTCGTCAAATTATCGTCGTGTATGTATATTATACATATTATCTAGAAGATGCAGACAACTGAAAATCTTTTTTAGTTGCgaatatttatcatattatctGGAACATTGTCATATAATAGTATCCAATCCCCCctgcaaaaaataaatagaaaatgcgCTAAATTTGTAAGGTTTAAAAGGGGGAAACAAACAGCATTTTATTCGTTCGTTTGAGATCGGTACTAAACAATGCATTAAAGTAAAATGATAACGCTCTAACTCTCCAATAATCATGATTTACCTGAAATGCCATTCTGTCGATTAATCACAATTTACTTATGACtccaaaatttgtttttaatatttttttttattaaaagtactTTGCAAATCTCAGTCAAGCAGAAAAAGAGTAatttataaattgttaaataaataaatcaaacaatCGAATCAAATATACCCGACAAATGATGGATGTAAAATTAATGGTAagtaaaattaacaaactataaccaaaaaagagaaaaagattcaACCACAAACATCAAATTAAATCGAGTTCTCAATCTTCCCCTcccaaaaaacattaaaatcctATTACATTTAGGTCCTTCTTGCTCTTGTTGTTCCCATCTTTTTCTCTCTGGCCACAGCAGATTTGCCAAATTTTGAGTACACTTATGGGGCATGAAAGGTGAAAGAAAGCAAAAATTTGAGACCAGTACACTACTAAACAGACTTCAAGTTCTTGgatatgaattttgaaaaattgaccAGAAATGTCATTCTGTCGATTGATCATGATTTACTCATGACTCAAAATTtcgtttttaatatttttattaaagtaaTTTGCAATTCCAGTCAAGCAGAAAAAGAGTAATTtgtaaattgttaaataaatcaaACCATTGAATCAAATATAGccagagaaaaaataaatgctaACATATAATGGATGCATTTACTATCATATGTGAATCACAAAGATGATTTCAAATGAACTGTAACGATCCATTGAAATGTAAGTAAAATGACCAAACTATAAACCAAAATAGAGAACAAGATTCAACCCTAAACATCAAATTAAATCGAGTTCTCAATATCTCCCCCTTCCccccaaaaaataaatcaaaatactaTTAGGTTTAGATCCTTCTTCCTCTTGTTCCCATCTTCTTCTCTCCAGCAACAACAGATTTGTCAAATTTTGCAGCAAGAGGAGGTTTCTTATTTTCCTTAGTCATGCTTCTGAGCATGTACCTTGGTGTTCCACTCACCCCAGAAGAGTAAGCCGCAGAGATAGATTTCCTCAAAGTTCCCATTTTTCTGACACTAGTCTTTTTTCCAGATTCCATGGTAACCCCAAGAGAGCGAACGGGCTTAGCCTTACCTTCATCAACAGCAGTTACTCCTTTCTTTCTCATGAGCCTTTCGTTCCTTCTAGCGGAATACTCGTCATAGAATCTCCCTCTCTCGAACAGAACACTTGAATTCGTGGCAGCTTTCTCCGAATTCACTTTGCTGAATTCGTCACGAACCATCTTGGTCAGAGCCCATAACTCGCACGAAATGGTACGGTATTCGGGTCGAATGTTCGGGGAGAGAACCGGTTTCTGAGATTTGGTCAAGGAACCTGTTTCAAAAAcacaaagataaataaaaaagaaaaaaaagagattagggcttgaagaagaagaatgaaccTGGTGGCGTTTGAAGAGCAATAGAGTTTGATGAATGAGCAGCATGAGAGGGTCGAAGGCGAATTGGAGATCTGGGCAACGGAGGCTTGTACACGGATTTAATGGTTGATGCGGAGTACATGATTGATGATTgttggttgagagagagagagagagtcaaaCAGAGTACGCTAATGTTGTGTTGTGGGAATAGTGGTGAGCCGTGTTGTGAGAACAGTAGTGAGTCTTGTGTTGTGGCTGTTActgttgctttttttttttttgaagaagggAATGGGTTTGAATTGAGGAGCGGTTTGCGTTTACAACGGTCATATTTTGGATCTACGGCTCACACGCATTCTGCATTTGGAACGGTGAATATCTTTACCAGATTCTCTATTTTACTTTCCATAAATACGGTCTCccattccttttctttttcctatacATTTATTATTCTCTCCATTCCTAAATTATAagacaaatttttaaatttttttttataagttttttttttaattatcctcttcattaattatttctttttttaaacaggataccattaattattttttcataaataataaatgatataaattgtctttttttcatttatgataTTTAGAGAATTCAAgagtttagttttaaaaattattattaattttttttcaatttttaggtATTTTATCATTACATGTCacaaaaaaagttagaaaaaataaacaatcttgttttattataattatgattagtaaacTCTCTCATTAACTAACTCATACAAGTTTATAAATACACTTTTCATATTGTCATATGTGAGTTGACTCTTGAGTagattttaactaaattttataaactctaaactttatgatttattttgttttattatattgttaaaatgtttaattaatatgttatttataaatgttttgttattatttttatataaaataaactctTACGAGTATGCTAGTTGAGTTCAAAAGTTGAGTTTATGAAACTTTCACGAATCTAAAttctcgagtttgataaccttaaTTATAACgttatcataaaatatataaaaataaaaaaattgactaataaaattcataaaatgataaaaatttgataataaaatttgtaatctAACCAAATTAATACTATAGTATTGTTTTTCTCCATCCATAGATTAATcgttttaagaataattttgaaaagtatTATAAATACAGACAAATTAAATGGCATTGACTATTTTTCTCAAtacatttattgttattattaactatttttttttgcttgaatATAAgacacttttttaaaaaaattgtctatttttataagattttttaattatcctttgcactaataattttttttataaaatcctaattattttagttcataaataataaactttatgaattgattttttttctctctttgacTATAGATTTGGAGAATTGAATaatttagttttgaaatttcatacTCCACTACTATTTTTCTCTATCCAtcgattaattattttaaggataattttagaaaaataatataattaccgatatatttaattttataagctaaattaatcaaaaaaatttaatggtgtatgaattaattataaatgttttatatttagaagcgcatgaaatattaattatcaattactgattattattatgattaatgctttggatgttttttcttcttatttgttTTACTTCCTTCCTTTGATTCATTGGGGTGGGTTTGTTTTGGCTTTTGATCTGCAGAGTGTTTGCGCATGCCTTCTTCTGTTAATCATGATCTTtggtattaatttgttttttaaatggcaGAATCTTTTGTGTTTGAAGTTTCACTTTGTAAAACGAAGACTGTAAAATAAGAGTATCCAACCAACCAAATTTATGTGAGGCTTTTGTTTAATATACCTCCCTTTTGCTTACTTTAtaatcatttcttcttcttctttcttcacaGTGAAGAATGTTCACCGGCAGTTTTCTGAAACATATGTCAGCGATCTTTTTATGCCTATAAAAGGCTTCTTACGTACCACATGAATGAGTGAATTCAAATTGTGAAACTTCTCTTCCTCTGTTAGCTAGTTTTGTGTGCGTGAGTGTGAGGcaaattttcttcttctccatgtTTTATTTGTTCCGCTCTACATGTTTGTGggttttttagtttctatccCACTGTTATTACTAACGTTTCCTATCTGGAacaaagatgaagatgaaaccAAAATAGAGAAGAAAGTTGTTGAAACAAGATGCGCGACGAGTAAGAGCGACATGGGGGGTGTACTAATTTCCAGGGGAAGAAGAATGATTGAGTAATTAAGGTAGTGCGCGGcccaatttatatttttttctctttaaaaaaagaatttgggccgaacactatttatttatataaaagctaatgaaatttatttaatttgagtttACTTTATGTATATTGTCAATGTAAAATTCTTATAGTAAATATCACTGTTAATTATTTGCCTATAATAAATTAGGATtgaaccttaattttttttaattaagtcaaACAACTTATTTAAGTATAACTTTGTCGAGCTCAACTTATTTCCATCGTTACTTTCCATCGTTACTGTAAGGATAATGAAATTTATACAGATTATTCATCATTAGGGTAGCTCCGCTGAATTTAGTTTCTAAACgtgtaaattatttgttttgccGTACAAATGGCACACTCTTAcacaaaatataaatgaatatgCCAGAGTGAGGTTACCTTTCAACTATCTTCGATCGAGACAGTCCAACGTTAAAAAAGCTACATAACCTACcccatcttttaaaaattacataaatgtttattttctgtttttattattttttattttcagaaaataaattttatttttaaaattttaagatttaaaaaatatgtattgaaaacaaaaaaaaaaatcttaaaacacTACTGCATTTTTACTTATTCAAACAATTCAATCCAAACACCACCTTATTTTGTCATTGGTGGAAGACAGTGGTCAGA encodes the following:
- the LOC114408512 gene encoding 1,4-alpha-glucan-branching enzyme 1, chloroplastic/amyloplastic-like, producing the protein MINCLGLYPLISAPSTIACTTHIVRSKQYLATQKPVNLALGYRNPHGYGFSFGSRRSIHERVSSHFKGIAVMTDDKSTMSSTEEDLENIGIFHIDPSLKPYKDHFKYRLKRYVDQKKLIEEYEGGLEEFSQGYLKFGFNREEGGIVYCEWAPAAQEAQIIGDFNGWDGSNHQMEKNQFGVWSIRIPDTDGNSAIPHNSRVKFRFRHGDGVWVDRIPAWIKYATVDPTRFAAPYDGVYWDPPLSERYQFKYPRPPKPKAPRIYEAHVGMSSFEPRINSYREFADEILPRIRANNYNTVQLMAVMEHSYYASFGYHVTNFFAVSSRSGTPEDLKYLIDKAHSLGLQVLMDVIHSHASNNVTDGLNGFDVGQTSQDSYFHTGDRGYHKLWDSRLFNYANWEVLRFLLSNLRWWLEEFKFDGFRFDGVTSMLYHHHGINIAFTGDYNEYFSEATDVDAVVYLMLANCLIHSILPDATVIAEDVSGMPGLGQPVSDGGIGFDYRLAMAIPDKWIDYLKNKNDYAWSMKEISWSLTNRRYTEKCVSYAESHDQAIVGDKTVAFLLMDEEMYSGMSSLVDASPIVERGIALQKMIHFITMALGGEGYLNFMGNEFGHPEWIDFPREGNGWSYEKCRRQWNLVDTDHLRYKFMNAFDRAMNLLDDKFSFLASTKQIVSSADDDDKVIVFERGDLIFVFNFHPENTYEGYKVGCDLPGKYRVALDSDAWEFGGRGRVGHDVDHFTSPEGIPGVPETNFNNRPNSFKVLSPARTCVAYYRVEESQEDDDNNSLVGVEETSAAADVAKIPDESASTESEDIKLDGVKETLAAADVAKIPDESAPLESEDSNLDVVKEPLAAANAEVTKISGELVSVETEGINLDKLEETIVAASVESEVVRDKPEDAAN
- the LOC114408513 gene encoding uncharacterized protein LOC114408513, yielding MYSASTIKSVYKPPLPRSPIRLRPSHAAHSSNSIALQTPPGSLTKSQKPVLSPNIRPEYRTISCELWALTKMVRDEFSKVNSEKAATNSSVLFERGRFYDEYSARRNERLMRKKGVTAVDEGKAKPVRSLGVTMESGKKTSVRKMGTLRKSISAAYSSGVSGTPRYMLRSMTKENKKPPLAAKFDKSVVAGEKKMGTRGRRI